Proteins encoded within one genomic window of Pedobacter africanus:
- a CDS encoding RagB/SusD family nutrient uptake outer membrane protein, which produces MKANKLYISLCMALMVTAGCKKSELDQKVPDQLTVDNFWTNKDRALSGLSAAYSQLEGFVGWDNYVEARSVREFYREDYVVPGADAYNYPWWTEHYNFDFTSGNYAIDLLWRENYKGMNFANQVIENVGKMPATAIDDASRKQIIAEAKFLRAYYHFKVLNNFNQVIIRDKVPTSEADLAKGFSSRQEVYEFILKDLKEAEPDLPLRKDRPATEQGRITKGAAQAYLGKVYLYRAGDDKAGATGYYTEAKKWLQAVIDSKAYTLDPDFGNMFNGVTRNSPESIFELQQTADATSGANYRSYLSDWVAASELNGYGEIYGTPRLLTEMLKEGKIANGGYDARVYQTVYFRDSYFNDAGTPRVYGKTYNQVFGATAQTIAFRKWIPATPDRIGLSNAINVPLMRYADVLLMYAEVLNEQGSSDAVKYITEVRKRANLPDAVAGNKQVVFDQIMHERVMEFTLESSRFYDLRRWGLLAQNMQAAGRKFTADKAFYPIPLKEVVNNPQAQ; this is translated from the coding sequence ATGAAAGCGAATAAACTATATATAAGCCTCTGCATGGCCTTAATGGTAACAGCAGGCTGCAAGAAAAGTGAGCTGGATCAAAAGGTTCCTGACCAGCTGACCGTAGATAATTTCTGGACCAATAAAGACCGTGCCCTTTCCGGTTTATCGGCCGCTTATTCACAGCTGGAAGGCTTTGTAGGCTGGGACAACTATGTGGAAGCGCGTTCAGTACGTGAATTTTACCGCGAGGATTACGTGGTTCCGGGAGCCGATGCCTATAATTACCCATGGTGGACAGAGCATTATAACTTCGACTTTACCTCGGGTAATTATGCCATAGATCTGCTGTGGAGAGAAAATTACAAGGGTATGAATTTTGCCAACCAGGTCATTGAGAATGTAGGGAAAATGCCGGCAACAGCAATTGACGATGCCAGCAGAAAGCAGATCATTGCCGAAGCCAAGTTCCTGAGGGCTTACTATCATTTTAAAGTGCTCAATAATTTTAACCAGGTCATCATCAGGGATAAGGTGCCTACTTCAGAAGCAGACCTGGCCAAAGGTTTCTCCTCCAGACAGGAAGTGTATGAGTTCATTCTGAAAGACCTGAAAGAGGCTGAACCGGATCTTCCATTGCGGAAAGACCGTCCTGCAACCGAGCAGGGCCGGATCACCAAAGGCGCTGCACAGGCTTACCTGGGCAAAGTATACCTGTACCGCGCCGGAGATGACAAAGCCGGTGCAACAGGCTATTATACCGAAGCAAAAAAATGGCTGCAGGCAGTAATCGATTCCAAGGCCTATACATTGGATCCCGATTTTGGCAATATGTTCAACGGTGTAACCAGGAACAGTCCGGAGTCGATATTTGAGCTGCAGCAAACAGCCGACGCAACCAGCGGTGCCAACTACCGCTCTTACCTGAGCGATTGGGTAGCGGCCTCAGAGCTGAACGGTTACGGAGAGATCTATGGAACACCTCGCTTGCTAACAGAAATGCTGAAAGAAGGAAAAATTGCAAATGGCGGTTACGATGCCCGCGTTTATCAGACCGTTTATTTCAGGGACAGTTATTTCAATGATGCCGGCACACCGCGGGTGTATGGCAAAACGTATAACCAGGTTTTTGGGGCTACCGCGCAGACCATTGCCTTCAGGAAATGGATTCCTGCAACGCCAGACCGGATTGGCTTGTCGAATGCCATCAACGTTCCGCTGATGCGTTATGCCGATGTATTGCTGATGTATGCCGAAGTGCTGAACGAGCAGGGCAGCAGTGATGCTGTGAAATACATTACAGAAGTGCGCAAAAGAGCCAATCTGCCAGATGCTGTAGCTGGTAACAAACAGGTTGTTTTTGATCAGATCATGCACGAAAGGGTGATGGAATTTACACTGGAAAGCAGTCGTTTTTACGATCTGAGACGCTGGGGATTACTTGCCCAGAATATGCAGGCTGCCGGAAGGAAATTTACGGCCGATAAAGCCTTCTACCCTATACCCTTAAAAGAGGTGGTCAACAACCCGCAGGCCCAATAA
- a CDS encoding glycoside hydrolase family 2 TIM barrel-domain containing protein → MNFYRILQPALCALLIFPALLFAQQNDWENPEKPSLNTVPAHAHFIPDEAATLSLDGMWRFRIVQNPSLRSADFFKNTEQTRSWKQIKVPANWQTEGFDKYIFTDVEYPIPPKPPLVPADYNPVGEYQRDFTLDPAWKGKQVFIHLGAVNSFFYLWVNGQYIGFSKDSKTPTEFDLSKVLKPGKNTVSLQVFRFSDATYLEGQDMWKLSGIERSVYLIARPAFHLFDFKVKSRLDASFRNGSLELKAMFNKLPLKAEQGSLSLQLSDKNGKVLYHTQQQIKNSKEFSFSTQIPNIEAWSAEQPSLYQLRLSHLDAKGNVVESVAHPIGFRTVEIKNGLFLVNGKAISIKGVNRHEHDMHTAKVVTEAGMLRDIRLMKALNINAVRTSHYPNTERWYELCDQYGLYVIDEANIECDGMSFTPQLTLSDNPLWKNAYLDRVQRMWQRDKNFTCIVTWSTGNESGFGENLKAAYRWLKANDDSRPVQYEAAKDEQYSDIYCPMYKSITVMENYVKTWRNRPLIQCEYAHMMGNSGGNLKDDWDLIYKHPQLQGGFIWDFSDQTFAIKDKRGNKIWGYGRDMGTVGLTSDTSFCADGLLSADRSFHPQAYELQKVYQNVAFELKDAAQYRFKLINRFDFTDLSKYQLYWQIKGEGKVVANGKQEPFSLAPQQEKEIGLSIPAFEQRPGVEYFIELQFRTRVADALLPAGFVIAREQFALPVQVLAVRAIPEKVPALKVVSSAEKLSFSGKDFTLAFDRKTGLLASYQLMGNELMQQALEPDFWRPATDNDIGNSLQIRSRVWQNVFQQAELKSFSHSKDKAGNYTVKTVHQLPGVAASCILSYLIKGNGDVMVDYQLKTGAGKYPEPQRIGMRMVLKGSYEQASWLGRGPFDNYSDRSYAAHVDLYQMNAADLFYPYPRAQESGYRTGVRWVALQDREGYGLMAFGKEELSTGILHFDRKQLDFDKDAPENVHGGSMQPEDKVWWNIDMQQMGVGGDNSWGAQTHPQYRLPYQDYHYSFTLRPLFKQQILTERAKD, encoded by the coding sequence ATGAATTTTTATAGGATATTACAACCCGCATTATGTGCGCTTCTCATTTTTCCTGCCTTATTGTTTGCACAGCAAAACGATTGGGAAAACCCGGAAAAACCTTCCCTGAATACGGTGCCAGCCCATGCTCATTTTATACCGGACGAGGCGGCAACCCTTTCCCTGGATGGAATGTGGCGGTTCAGGATCGTTCAGAACCCCTCGTTGCGGTCGGCCGATTTTTTTAAAAACACGGAGCAGACCCGCAGCTGGAAACAAATAAAAGTACCTGCCAACTGGCAGACGGAAGGTTTTGATAAATACATATTTACTGATGTGGAATATCCTATTCCACCAAAGCCGCCGCTGGTCCCCGCAGATTACAATCCCGTTGGTGAATACCAGCGCGATTTTACACTTGATCCTGCCTGGAAAGGCAAGCAGGTCTTCATTCATCTGGGGGCAGTAAACTCCTTTTTTTACCTCTGGGTAAACGGACAATATATAGGCTTTAGCAAGGATAGTAAAACGCCTACGGAATTTGACCTGAGCAAAGTTTTAAAACCCGGCAAAAATACGGTATCCCTGCAGGTGTTCCGTTTTAGCGATGCCACCTATCTGGAAGGCCAGGACATGTGGAAACTCAGCGGCATAGAAAGGAGCGTTTACCTGATCGCCAGGCCAGCCTTTCACTTGTTCGATTTTAAAGTAAAAAGCAGGCTGGATGCCTCCTTCAGAAATGGCTCGCTGGAACTGAAGGCCATGTTTAATAAGCTGCCTTTAAAAGCAGAACAAGGCAGTTTAAGCCTGCAGCTGTCCGACAAAAACGGAAAGGTTTTGTATCATACACAGCAGCAGATCAAAAATTCAAAAGAATTTAGCTTCAGCACCCAGATCCCCAATATAGAAGCCTGGAGTGCAGAGCAGCCCAGCCTTTACCAGCTCAGGTTAAGCCATCTGGATGCAAAGGGAAACGTGGTGGAAAGCGTTGCACATCCCATAGGTTTCAGAACGGTTGAAATCAAAAACGGTCTGTTCCTGGTCAATGGTAAGGCCATCAGTATCAAAGGCGTGAACAGGCACGAGCATGACATGCATACCGCCAAGGTGGTTACTGAAGCCGGCATGCTGCGCGACATCAGGCTGATGAAAGCACTGAACATCAATGCCGTGCGTACCAGTCATTATCCAAATACGGAGCGCTGGTACGAACTCTGCGACCAATATGGCCTATATGTGATAGATGAAGCCAATATTGAATGCGACGGCATGAGCTTTACACCACAGCTTACTTTATCCGACAACCCGCTCTGGAAAAATGCATATCTGGACAGGGTGCAGCGGATGTGGCAGCGCGACAAAAACTTTACCTGTATCGTAACCTGGTCTACCGGTAATGAAAGTGGTTTTGGGGAAAACCTCAAAGCTGCTTACCGGTGGCTGAAGGCAAACGACGACAGCAGGCCGGTTCAATATGAGGCTGCAAAGGACGAACAATATTCAGATATCTACTGCCCTATGTACAAATCTATTACGGTAATGGAAAATTACGTAAAAACCTGGCGCAACAGACCGCTTATCCAATGCGAATACGCGCATATGATGGGCAATAGCGGGGGTAACCTGAAAGACGATTGGGACCTGATCTATAAACATCCGCAGTTGCAGGGTGGTTTTATCTGGGATTTTTCCGACCAGACTTTCGCCATAAAGGATAAGCGAGGGAATAAAATATGGGGCTACGGACGGGATATGGGTACAGTGGGGCTCACCAGTGATACGAGTTTTTGTGCAGATGGATTGTTGTCGGCCGACCGCAGCTTCCATCCTCAGGCCTATGAGCTGCAAAAAGTTTATCAGAACGTTGCTTTTGAACTGAAAGATGCAGCGCAGTACCGCTTTAAGCTGATCAACCGCTTTGATTTCACCGATCTTTCCAAATACCAGCTTTACTGGCAGATCAAGGGCGAGGGCAAAGTCGTAGCGAATGGTAAACAGGAACCCTTTTCCCTGGCCCCGCAGCAGGAAAAGGAGATTGGCCTATCCATTCCTGCTTTTGAGCAGCGGCCGGGAGTAGAATATTTTATTGAATTGCAATTCAGGACCCGTGTGGCCGATGCTTTACTGCCGGCAGGTTTTGTGATTGCCAGGGAGCAGTTTGCCTTGCCGGTACAGGTGCTGGCGGTAAGGGCAATTCCAGAAAAGGTACCTGCATTAAAAGTGGTCAGCAGCGCAGAGAAACTGAGCTTTAGCGGTAAAGATTTTACCCTTGCATTTGACCGGAAGACAGGTTTGCTGGCCAGCTACCAGCTCATGGGCAACGAACTCATGCAACAGGCCCTTGAACCGGATTTCTGGCGCCCGGCTACCGATAATGACATTGGCAACAGCTTGCAGATCAGGAGCAGGGTGTGGCAAAATGTGTTTCAGCAGGCCGAGCTGAAATCTTTCAGCCATAGTAAAGACAAAGCCGGAAATTATACCGTAAAAACAGTGCACCAACTGCCAGGGGTAGCTGCATCCTGCATCCTGAGTTATCTGATAAAAGGAAACGGAGATGTTATGGTAGACTATCAGTTAAAAACAGGTGCCGGTAAATACCCTGAGCCACAGCGTATCGGCATGCGCATGGTACTGAAAGGAAGTTATGAGCAGGCCAGCTGGCTGGGCCGGGGTCCTTTTGACAACTATTCCGATAGGAGCTATGCAGCGCATGTCGACTTGTATCAGATGAATGCTGCTGATCTTTTTTACCCCTATCCAAGGGCACAGGAGAGCGGTTACCGTACAGGTGTGCGTTGGGTTGCTTTGCAGGACAGGGAAGGTTACGGATTAATGGCCTTCGGGAAGGAGGAACTGAGCACAGGGATCCTGCACTTCGACAGAAAACAACTTGACTTTGATAAGGATGCCCCGGAAAATGTCCATGGTGGATCTATGCAGCCTGAAGATAAAGTGTGGTGGAATATTGATATGCAGCAGATGGGCGTTGGTGGCGACAATAGCTGGGGTGCACAGACACATCCGCAGTACCGGCTCCCCTATCAGGACTATCACTATAGTTTTACACTGAGGCCCCTATTTAAACAACAGATTTTAACAGAAAGAGCAAAGGATTAA
- a CDS encoding MGH1-like glycoside hydrolase domain-containing protein: protein MRYFLILICSISLGNTFAQVSRQDFPDVLKLAYQVQQAKKIETNVFSDMGAWHAYTLPAGRQDNGTFIGPMVMDLEGYWLANSVARLAVKADGKQIDLEKAQSSSHYYPGLLQQELKVAGLQISLKLLFISNREAMIETRITNLSGTKKELEIHWGGNLLKAEVAWQRDGNTLSADLGKGHRFQLRYPKQEPLLFRLEKNRYNAMRGKLLLQAGKSYSSSRIERYDLEEQQASGATKQRPFDAELKTNTARWNGYLNAYFNASGANIKDEVQRRIAVKSILTLMTNWRSKAKDLLHDGVFPSLNYQGFYGFWSWDSWKQAVGISYFNPELAISNILSMFDYQDGHGMVADCVYTDKKENNLRDTKPPLAAWAVWLVHTRAADPDFLKNIYPKLVSYHKWWYKNRDHDQNGLCEYGATDGTRIAAAWESGMDNAVRFDQALLLKNNDKAWSLNQESVDLNAYLYAEKEYLAKIADALGRAAEARAWRAQQGGLKKQINTFFYHAEKGFYYDRLMDKSWIAAEGPEGWIPLWAGLADQQQAAAVRDIMLKKEKFNTYLPLPTLTADHPRFDPMKGYWRGPVWLDQVYFGLNGLQRYGYQKAAAELLRQTLNHAEGLALQGPIHENYHPLSGKGLNAMNFSWSAAHLLMLLKEQAL from the coding sequence ATGAGGTACTTTTTAATTTTAATATGCAGCATCAGTCTGGGTAATACTTTTGCCCAGGTGTCACGTCAGGATTTTCCTGATGTATTGAAGCTTGCTTACCAGGTGCAGCAGGCAAAAAAAATAGAAACCAATGTTTTTTCGGACATGGGGGCCTGGCATGCCTACACTTTGCCAGCAGGAAGACAGGATAACGGAACATTTATTGGGCCTATGGTGATGGACCTGGAGGGGTACTGGCTGGCCAATAGTGTGGCCCGGCTTGCTGTGAAGGCCGATGGAAAACAGATTGACCTGGAAAAGGCGCAAAGCAGCAGCCATTATTACCCGGGCTTGCTGCAACAAGAGCTGAAGGTTGCCGGTTTGCAGATCAGTTTGAAACTGCTGTTCATATCCAACCGGGAAGCGATGATAGAAACCAGGATAACCAACCTTTCCGGGACAAAAAAAGAACTGGAAATCCACTGGGGGGGCAATTTGCTGAAAGCTGAAGTAGCATGGCAGAGAGATGGAAATACACTGAGCGCTGATCTTGGCAAGGGGCACCGCTTTCAGCTGCGCTATCCTAAGCAGGAGCCACTGCTTTTCCGGCTTGAAAAAAACAGGTATAACGCTATGCGGGGGAAATTGCTGTTGCAGGCAGGTAAAAGTTATTCCAGTTCGCGCATAGAGCGATACGATCTGGAGGAACAGCAGGCCTCCGGAGCAACAAAACAACGCCCGTTCGATGCAGAATTAAAAACAAACACGGCACGCTGGAACGGCTACCTGAATGCTTATTTTAATGCCTCAGGCGCAAATATCAAAGATGAGGTGCAGCGCAGGATTGCCGTAAAATCTATTCTTACGCTAATGACCAACTGGAGAAGCAAAGCAAAAGACCTGCTGCACGACGGGGTATTCCCCTCGCTGAACTACCAGGGTTTTTATGGTTTCTGGAGCTGGGACAGCTGGAAACAGGCAGTAGGGATCAGTTATTTTAACCCGGAGCTGGCCATAAGCAACATTCTTTCTATGTTCGACTATCAGGATGGGCACGGTATGGTGGCCGATTGTGTGTATACCGATAAAAAAGAAAATAACTTGCGGGATACCAAACCTCCGCTGGCGGCATGGGCTGTGTGGCTGGTACATACACGTGCGGCAGATCCGGATTTCCTTAAAAACATTTACCCCAAATTGGTCAGTTATCATAAGTGGTGGTACAAAAACAGGGACCATGACCAGAATGGGCTTTGCGAATATGGTGCTACAGATGGAACGCGCATTGCCGCAGCCTGGGAAAGCGGGATGGACAATGCAGTACGTTTTGACCAGGCCCTGTTGTTGAAGAACAATGATAAAGCCTGGTCGCTCAACCAGGAATCGGTAGACCTGAATGCTTACCTGTATGCCGAGAAAGAGTACCTCGCAAAAATTGCAGATGCCCTGGGCAGAGCAGCAGAAGCCAGGGCATGGCGGGCGCAGCAGGGTGGATTGAAAAAGCAGATCAACACTTTTTTTTATCATGCAGAAAAAGGCTTTTATTACGACAGGCTGATGGACAAGAGCTGGATAGCTGCAGAAGGGCCGGAAGGATGGATACCCTTATGGGCCGGATTGGCAGATCAGCAGCAGGCTGCAGCAGTAAGGGATATCATGCTGAAAAAAGAAAAATTCAATACCTATCTGCCCCTGCCCACACTTACTGCCGATCACCCGCGCTTCGACCCGATGAAAGGATATTGGCGCGGACCGGTATGGCTGGACCAGGTCTACTTCGGTTTAAACGGGCTGCAGCGGTACGGCTATCAGAAAGCGGCTGCTGAATTGCTGCGGCAAACTTTAAACCATGCAGAAGGCTTAGCTTTGCAGGGGCCAATCCACGAAAATTACCATCCTTTAAGCGGCAAAGGCTTAAATGCCATGAATTTTAGCTGGTCGGCCGCCCATTTATTAATGCTATTAAAAGAACAGGCTTTATGA